CCAGGGCCAGCTCACCGGCCACATACGTCGCGACGGTGCCGTTCACGGCGGCCACGAGTTCCAGCTTCTCGGCGTCGGGGACGTCCAGCGGGGCCAGGCACTCCAGGCTGTGCTCCAGGTAGCGAAGGGCGTTCGGGCTGAAGCCGTACACGGGGCTCAGCAGGCGCGGCAGCCACGGGTGCCGGTGCATCAGCGCCCGCGTCTGGCGGGCGAGGGCCAGCAGGTCGGCCCGCCAGTCGCCGGTCGGCGCGGTGTACTCGTACTCCCCGCTGACCGCGTCGACCATCAGTTCGTAGAGCTCCTCCTTGCGCGGCACGTAGTTGTAGAGGGACATCGTGCCGGCGCCGATCCCGGCGGCGACGCGCCGCATGGACACGGCCTCGATCCCCTCCGCGTCGGCGATCCGCACGGCCTCGGCCGCGATCGACTCGCGGCTGTGCGCGGGCCTGGGGCCACGGCCGGCCCGCTGGGGGCGGGACCAGATCACTTCGGGTTCAGCGGGTCGCCCGCCGGTTGCCATAGCTCAGATCACCTCGTCGTCTCGACACCATCTTAGTTACGTACGCCGTACGTAATGAGGTACCGTGCGGACATGACTACTACGTACGCTGTACTTAGTGAGGGTCTGGAGAAGAGCTACGGGCAGGTCCGTGCCCTGCGCGGGCTCGACCTGGCCGTCCCCGAGGGCTCCGTCTGCGGCCTCCTCGGCCCCAACGGCGCGGGCAAGACCACCACCGTCCGGGTCCTGACCACCCTCACCGCACCCACCGGCGGCCGCGCGCTCGTCGCCGGCCACGACGTCGCCCGCGACCCGGCGGCGGTCCGCCGCGCGATCGGCGTGACGGGCCAGTACGCCTCCGTGGACGGCGGCCTGACGGGCCGCGAGAACCTGCGGCTGTTCGCGCGGCTCGCCGGCCTGCGCGGCTCCCGGGCCCGCTCCCGCGCCGACGGGCTGCTGGAGCGCTTCGGGCTCGGCGAGGCCGCCGACCGGATGGCATCGACCTGGTCGGGCGGCATGCGGCGGCGCCTGGACCTGGCCGCCGGCCTCGTCACCCGGCCCCGGGTGCTCTTCCTCGACGAACCCACCACCGGCCTCGACCCGGCCGCCCGCGAGCACATCTGGGCCGCGGTGCGCGCGCTCTCCCAGGAGGGCACCACGGTGCTGCTCACCACCCAGTACCTGAAGGAGGCGGACCGGCTGGCCGACGACGTCGTGGTCGTCTCCGAGGGCCGGGTCCTCGCCGGCGGCCCCCCGGCCCGCCTCAAGGCCCTGATCGGATCCCGCGCCGAGGTCGCCGTCACCGCGCGGGAACAACTCGCGGGCGCAGCCGCCGTACTGGACCGGCTCACCGGCGGCCGGCCGGTCCTCGACGAGGAACGGCTGACGGTCGGGGTGACCTTCCCCGACGGTGGGATCACCCTGCCGCGGATCATCCGCGAACTCGACACCGCCGGCGTCCCCGTCACCGACGCCCGCCTGCGCCCGCCCACCCTCGACGAGGTGTTCCTCCGCCTCACCCAGGCCCGGACCGACCGCACGGAACAGGAGTCCGCCGCATGAGCGCCCTGCTGTACGACGGCGCCGCCGTCCTCACCCGCCAGCTCCAGAAGGCCCGCCACGCACCGGCCCTGCTGATCCTCACCCAGACCATGCCGATCACGATGCTGCTGTTCTTCGGCTACGTCTTCGGCAGCGCCCTCGCCATGCCCGCCGCCGAGTACCGGGAGTTCCTGGTCCCTGGACTGCTCGCCGCCACGGCCGCGAACGGCCTGATGGCCGGCATGTTCACGGCCGCGCAGGACTCCCACCGCGGGGTGACGGACCGCTTCCGCACCCTGCCGATGAGCCGGACCGCCGTCCCGCTCGGTCAGACCGCGGCCGACCTGCTCACCACCGGCGTGTCGATGGTGCCGCTGATGCTGGTGGGAGTGGCGATGGGCTGGCGGATCGAGAACGGCCTGCCCGGCGCGCTGGCGGCCCTGGGCGTGCTGCTGCTGTTCCGCTTCGCCACCGCCTGGGTGGGCACGTACCTGGGCCTGCTGAGCCGCAGCGAGGAGGCGGCCGGCCAGCTGGGCGGCGCCACCTTCGTCCTGCCGATGCTGTCCAGCGCGTACCTGCCGACGGAAGGCCTGCCCGGGTGGCTGCGCACGATCGCCGAGTGGAACCCGATCAGCGCGGTCGCCACGGCCGTGCGCGAGCTGTGCGGGAACGCCGGGGCGCAGGCCGCCTCGGGCGCGGCCTGGCCCGTCGCGCATCCGGTGGCCGGCGCGCTGCTGTGGTCGCTGGCGCTCCTCGCGGTGTTCGTGCCGCCGGCCACGCGGAGGTTCGGGCGCGGCGGCGCCTGACGCGCCTCCCATAGGCGATCAACGGCGCATATCGTCCGCCGAGTGGTGACAGACACCCCCGCTACCCGGTAGGCAGGGCTTCATGACCACCGAACCGCTGCCCCTGGACGGCATCACCGTCGTCGCCGTCGAGCAGGCCGTATCGGCCCCTTTCGCCACCCGCCAGCTCGCCGACCTCGGCGCCCGGGTGATCAAGGTCGAGCGCCCCGACGGCGGCGACTTCGCCCGCGGCTACGACACCGCCGCGCACGGTCTCGCCTCGCACTTCGTGTGGGCCAACCGGGGCAAGGAGTCGATCGCCGTCGACCTGAAGGACCCGCGCGGCCGTGAGGTGCTGCACGGCCTGCTGGCGGGCGCGGACGTCTTCGTACAGAACCTCGCGCAGGGGGCCGCGGCCCGCCTCGGGCTGGACTCGGCCGCGCTGTGCGCCCGCTATCCGCGGCTGGTCGCCGTGGACGTCTCGGGCTACGGCGCGCAGGGCCCGTACGCCCACAAGCGGGCCTACGACATGCTCGTGCAGTGCGAGGCGGGGCTGGTGTCGGTGACCGGCACCCCGGAGCAGCCCGTCAAGGCGGGGATCCCGGCCGCCGACATCGCGGCGGCCATGTACGCCTTCTCGGGGGTGCTCGCCGCGCTGCTGCGCCGCGGCGCGACCGGGCGCGGGGGCCGCGTGGAGGTGTCCATGCTGGACGCGCTCGCCGAGTGGATGGGGCATCCGCTGCACCACACGATGCACGGCGGTGAGCAGCCCGTGCGCACCGGCCTGGCGCACGCGGTGATCGCCCCGTACGACGCCTACGCGACGGCGGACGGGGACCGGGTGCTGCTGTCGGTGCAGAACGACCGCGAATGGCGGCGGCTGGCACAACAGGTGCTGGAACAGCCGGAGTTGGCTGATGATCCGGCGTACGCGACGAACACGGCGCGGACCGGGAACCGGGAGAAGACCGACGCGGTCGTGGCGCAGGCGCTGGGCCGGCTGGACGCGGACGAGGCGATCGGACGCCTGGAGGCGGCGGGCATCGCCTGCGCGCGGCTGAACTCGGTGGCCCAACTGGCCGGGCATCCGCAGCTCGCGGCCCGGGACCGGTGGCGGGAGGTGGGATCGCCGGCGGGTCCGCTGCGGGCCCTGCTGCCGCCGATCGGGCTGCCGGGCGGCGCGGCACCGCACATGGGTGCGGTGCCCGCGCTGGGTGAGCACACCGACGGTCTCCTGCGCGCCCTGGGGATGGCGGGCGCACGGATCTCGGAACTGCGCCGGGACGGTGTGATCGCGTAGGGCCGGGTGGCCGAGCCGGGTAGGACGAACGGCCGCGGGTGCGGGGGCTGTTACGAGCGGCGGCTGCCGAAGAGCGTGCGACGCAGACGGCGCAGCGGCGCGAAGAGCGAGACGCGCGCGCTCCGGCTCCGCAGACGGTGCGTGTGGTCGCGGGAGGTGAGCTCGCGCATCAGCAGCGTCGCCTCCGCGGCCTCCCGGTGCGGGACGGCGGGTCCGCCCA
This DNA window, taken from Streptomyces sp. TN58, encodes the following:
- a CDS encoding ATP-binding cassette domain-containing protein, whose translation is MTTTYAVLSEGLEKSYGQVRALRGLDLAVPEGSVCGLLGPNGAGKTTTVRVLTTLTAPTGGRALVAGHDVARDPAAVRRAIGVTGQYASVDGGLTGRENLRLFARLAGLRGSRARSRADGLLERFGLGEAADRMASTWSGGMRRRLDLAAGLVTRPRVLFLDEPTTGLDPAAREHIWAAVRALSQEGTTVLLTTQYLKEADRLADDVVVVSEGRVLAGGPPARLKALIGSRAEVAVTAREQLAGAAAVLDRLTGGRPVLDEERLTVGVTFPDGGITLPRIIRELDTAGVPVTDARLRPPTLDEVFLRLTQARTDRTEQESAA
- a CDS encoding CaiB/BaiF CoA transferase family protein, yielding MTTEPLPLDGITVVAVEQAVSAPFATRQLADLGARVIKVERPDGGDFARGYDTAAHGLASHFVWANRGKESIAVDLKDPRGREVLHGLLAGADVFVQNLAQGAAARLGLDSAALCARYPRLVAVDVSGYGAQGPYAHKRAYDMLVQCEAGLVSVTGTPEQPVKAGIPAADIAAAMYAFSGVLAALLRRGATGRGGRVEVSMLDALAEWMGHPLHHTMHGGEQPVRTGLAHAVIAPYDAYATADGDRVLLSVQNDREWRRLAQQVLEQPELADDPAYATNTARTGNREKTDAVVAQALGRLDADEAIGRLEAAGIACARLNSVAQLAGHPQLAARDRWREVGSPAGPLRALLPPIGLPGGAAPHMGAVPALGEHTDGLLRALGMAGARISELRRDGVIA
- a CDS encoding TetR/AcrR family transcriptional regulator gives rise to the protein MATGGRPAEPEVIWSRPQRAGRGPRPAHSRESIAAEAVRIADAEGIEAVSMRRVAAGIGAGTMSLYNYVPRKEELYELMVDAVSGEYEYTAPTGDWRADLLALARQTRALMHRHPWLPRLLSPVYGFSPNALRYLEHSLECLAPLDVPDAEKLELVAAVNGTVATYVAGELALAERARALPWSEEEEQGVRTAWLGSRLASGEYPRLAAAVSGTGPVPGAGLDMGAVFDRSVSRLLGAWGP
- a CDS encoding ABC transporter permease, whose translation is MSALLYDGAAVLTRQLQKARHAPALLILTQTMPITMLLFFGYVFGSALAMPAAEYREFLVPGLLAATAANGLMAGMFTAAQDSHRGVTDRFRTLPMSRTAVPLGQTAADLLTTGVSMVPLMLVGVAMGWRIENGLPGALAALGVLLLFRFATAWVGTYLGLLSRSEEAAGQLGGATFVLPMLSSAYLPTEGLPGWLRTIAEWNPISAVATAVRELCGNAGAQAASGAAWPVAHPVAGALLWSLALLAVFVPPATRRFGRGGA